In a genomic window of Gossypium arboreum isolate Shixiya-1 chromosome 9, ASM2569848v2, whole genome shotgun sequence:
- the LOC108455611 gene encoding uncharacterized protein LOC108455611, with protein MEGSESSKRAAPVKKKEAEAYMVGTENYYTSNPYPTQPRPRYRPPPNFYYPPQSPYYQALSHYPSYLVYFANNQRPVTTFPQNTMLAQSQPKDEQRPTRSNPEKPQFTPIPMSYGELYPKLLEKQLISPYYMAPLKPPYLKWYDPNASCMYHAGNQGHSTENYLAFKRRVQGLIDAGILRFDGTNNTTENLLPNHTKGNVSTMTEEDKWRTKSYVSEIKTHLQKIWKMMVENGLFCHPCRIFKEGSIKSQCFCDFHGIEGHYIQYCEEFKKLLQDMMDNKEIVIFNKEADEGEVCASDNQSSSFPYSADRLFVIYYDAKKEQVKPKMIIEIPSPFPYKGNKAVPWKYDVNIITLEGEKPKATTGSVGEVGHFTRSGRCYSKMVEPTKKTSDSNQKGKAPMHKAEVELETPSEQDVKRPVNEEEAREFLKFIKHSKYNIVEQISKQPA; from the coding sequence ATGGAAGGTTCCGAGAGCTCGAAAAGGGCAGCACCTGTAAAGAAAAAAGAGGCAGAAGCCTATATGGTGGGAACTGAGAATTACTACACTTCTAATCCGTATCCAACCCAGCCACGACCTCGATATCGCCCACCTCCAAACTTCTATTATCCTCCCCAAAGCCCTTACTATCAAGCACTATCTCATTACCCTTCTTACCTCGTCTATTTCGCAAATAACCAAAGACCAGTCACTACGTTCCCACAGAATACCATGCTAGCTCAAAGCCAACCTAAAGATGAACAAAGACCGACAAGATCCAATCCTGAAAAACCCCAGTTCACCCCAATTCCCATGTCATACGGAGAGCTGTACCCAAAACTATTGGAAAAACAATTAATATCCCCATATTATATGGCACCCTTGAAGCCTCCATACCTAAAATGGTACGATCCTAATGCCAGTTGCATGTACCACGCCGGAAACCAGGGGCATTCTACAGAAAATTATCTAGCCTTTAAAAGGAGGGTTCAAGGTCTCATTGATGCAGGCATCTTACGATTTGATGGTACTAACAATACAACTGAAAATCTGCTCCCTAACCATACTAAAGGGAATGTGAGCACGATGACCGAGGAAGACAAGTGGCGAACCAAAAGTTATGTTTCTGAAATAAAGACACATTTACAAAAGATATGGAAGATGATGGTTGAAAATGGGCTATTCTGTCACCCCTGCAGAATCTTTAAAGAAGGAAGTATAAAAAGTCAATGTTTTTGTGACTTCCATGGTATTGAAGGGCATTACATTCAGTATTGTGAGGAATTTAAAAAGTTACTTCAAGACATGATGGACAACAAGGAGATTGTGATCTTTAACAAAGAGGCCGATGAGGGAGAAGTATGCGCTTCTGATAATCAATCATCAAGTTTCCCTTATAGCGCCGATCGACTATTTGTGATTTATTACGATGCAAAAAAGGAACAAGTGAAACCGAAGATGATAATTGAaataccatctcctttcccttacaaaggCAACAAGGCGGTACCATGGAAATACGATGTCAACATTATCACACTTGAAGGTGAAAAACCCAAAGCCACGACTGGAAGTGTTGGTGAAGTAGGACATTTTACTCGTAGTGGGAGATGCTATTCTAAAATGGTTGAACCAACGAAAAAGACGAGTGACTCGAACCAGAAAGGAAAGGCACCAATGCATAAGGCCGAGGTTGAACTTGAGACTCCGTCCGAACAAGATGTTAAAAGGCCTGTGAATGAAGAGGAAGCACGTGAATTCTTGAAGTTCATCAAACATAGTAAATATAACATCGTGGAACAGATAAGCAAACAACCGGCATga
- the LOC108454317 gene encoding protein DEHYDRATION-INDUCED 19 homolog 4-like, translating to MDSDFWTSRLAAAKRQYNLQHRHQTSHLDRLTIDDFEVDDEVRPDFPCPYCYEDFDIASLCSHLEDDHPCESKVTICPVCYVKVARDMLSHITLQHGNLFKLQRRCRLRRVAIPNSQALSLLGRDLREAHLQVLLGGGAYRSSGVNVSNANAATDSFLSSLIMNFPASEAEEITKSVVTSFDDTTTKNMAPAHMWKSSLDPSLSYEEREKRIRQATGRAGFVQDLLLTTLLND from the exons ATGGATTCCGATTTCTGGACGTCTCGTCTCGCCGCCGCTAAACGCCAGTATAATTTGCAGCACCGCCATCAAACCTCTCATCTGG aTCGTTTGACCATCGATGATTTTGAGGTTGACGACGAGGTCCGACCCGATTTCCCATGCCCGTATTGTTACGAGGATTTCGATATCGCGTCCCTGTGTTCCCATCTCGAAGATGATCATCCCTGTGAATCCAAAGTTACG ATTTGTCCGGTTTGCTATGTCAAAGTTGCGAGAGACATGCTAAGTCATATCACGCTGCAACACGGAAATTTATTCAAG TTGCAGAGACGTTGCAGGTTACGTAGAGTTGCCATTCCGAACAGTCAGGCACTCTCTCTCCTCGGCCGGGATCTCCGAGAAGCACATCTGCAAGTACTTCTAGGTGGTGGTGCGTATAGATCAAGCGGTGTCAACGTGTCCAATGCCAATGCTGCTACAGATTCTTTCCTTTCTTCACTCATTATGAATTTCCCAGCATCAGAAGCTGAAGAAATTACGAAATCCGTTGTAACTAGTTTCGACGATACCACCACAAAGAATATGGCACCAGCACATATGTGGAAATCAAG TTTGGATCCGTCATTGAGTTACGAAGAACGCGAAAAAAGGATTCGGCAAGCCACAGGGAGAGCTGGATTCGTTCAAGATTTGCTGTTGACAACTCTTTTAAACGACTAA